One genomic region from Syntrophales bacterium encodes:
- a CDS encoding 5-oxoprolinase subunit PxpA, translated as MKKIDINCDMGESFGAYTLGMDGEVIKHISSANIACGYHAGDPQVMSKTVKLAWENGVAVGAHPGYPDLVGFGRRNMDCTPAEVRDFVIYQVAALNGFCSLHGAKMQHVKPHGNLYNMSVGNENLSRAIAEAIAAVDRNLIWVVLGGAQAPLARKIADAAGIRVAFEAFPDRTYDPDGKLTSRKRPGAVIEDPKRSVEQALRMAIDGEVIAVDGSRLQMEIHTLCLHGDNPSAVKHTQAIRLALETEGIGVRSLN; from the coding sequence ATGAAAAAAATTGACATCAACTGCGACATGGGCGAGAGTTTCGGCGCCTACACCCTCGGCATGGACGGCGAGGTGATAAAACACATAAGTTCCGCGAATATCGCCTGCGGGTACCATGCCGGCGATCCGCAGGTTATGAGCAAAACGGTGAAGCTTGCCTGGGAAAACGGCGTTGCCGTAGGCGCGCATCCCGGATACCCCGATCTGGTCGGATTCGGACGGCGCAACATGGATTGCACCCCCGCTGAGGTTCGCGACTTTGTCATCTACCAAGTTGCCGCGTTAAATGGTTTTTGCAGCCTGCACGGGGCAAAAATGCAGCATGTAAAGCCGCACGGCAATCTCTACAACATGAGCGTCGGCAATGAAAATCTATCCCGGGCAATCGCGGAGGCAATCGCCGCGGTCGATCGCAATCTTATCTGGGTCGTCCTGGGCGGCGCCCAGGCTCCTCTGGCCAGAAAAATCGCCGACGCAGCGGGGATCAGGGTCGCCTTTGAGGCGTTTCCCGATCGCACCTACGACCCGGACGGTAAACTCACTTCGCGCAAGCGTCCCGGCGCCGTGATCGAGGATCCTAAACGGAGCGTCGAGCAGGCCCTGCGGATGGCCATTGACGGCGAAGTAATCGCCGTTGACGGCTCCCGGCTCCAGATGGAAATCCACACCCTCTGTCTGCATGGCGACAACCCCTCCGCTGTTAAACATACCCAGGCAATAAGACTGGCTCTCGAAACCGAAGGGATTGGGGTCAGGTCTTTAAATTAA
- a CDS encoding TRAP transporter large permease subunit, producing the protein MNVDIGTVSAVIVALLIVFLGGSIWIGIALFLVGMGSFFIFTDVSFGSILANIAWNNTSGSAMMALPFFIWMGEILFRSSISENLFRGLSPWMDSIPGRLIHVNILASTFFAAVSGSSAATTATVGKITIPELEKRGYDHSLSIGSLAGAGTLGFMIPPSMMMLVYGIIGDVSIGKLFIAGFIPGFLIAIMFSGYITIRCLISPEMAPRSAEKNTWKERFLAIPAILPVVILVLFVLGSIYMGWATPTEAGAIGVIGALFFALITRSLDWGVFKTSLIGTVKTSSMIMLIVMGAAYLSNVIGYMGITRALTTLVTEMGLSPYMLIVILTALYLVLGCLIDGFSMIVMTTPIVVPLIQAAKFDTVWFGIYLVLMIEIAQITPPVGFNLFVISGLNNDNLGTIAKAAFPFFLIMLLAAILLTVFPEIALYLPNRMIGK; encoded by the coding sequence GTGAACGTTGATATAGGAACAGTTTCCGCAGTCATTGTAGCCCTTCTGATCGTTTTCTTAGGAGGATCGATCTGGATAGGGATCGCCCTGTTTCTCGTCGGCATGGGGAGTTTTTTTATTTTCACCGACGTTTCCTTCGGCTCCATTCTGGCAAATATCGCCTGGAACAACACCAGCGGCTCGGCGATGATGGCGCTGCCATTTTTCATCTGGATGGGGGAGATCCTCTTCCGCAGCAGCATTTCGGAAAATCTCTTCCGAGGGCTCTCTCCGTGGATGGACTCCATCCCGGGGAGACTTATCCATGTGAATATTCTCGCCTCCACCTTCTTTGCCGCCGTTAGCGGCTCTTCCGCCGCGACTACCGCCACTGTCGGTAAGATAACCATCCCGGAGCTGGAAAAGCGGGGATACGACCACAGCCTGTCGATTGGATCGCTGGCCGGAGCGGGAACACTGGGGTTCATGATCCCGCCCAGCATGATGATGCTTGTTTACGGAATAATCGGGGATGTCAGCATCGGCAAGCTCTTCATTGCCGGTTTCATCCCCGGCTTCCTGATCGCCATCATGTTCAGCGGCTATATAACTATTCGCTGCCTGATTTCGCCCGAGATGGCGCCGCGCAGCGCTGAGAAAAACACATGGAAGGAGCGTTTCCTCGCCATTCCGGCCATCCTGCCAGTCGTCATTCTTGTTCTCTTCGTCCTCGGCAGCATCTACATGGGCTGGGCGACGCCGACGGAAGCCGGGGCAATCGGCGTCATCGGCGCCCTGTTTTTTGCCCTGATCACCAGAAGTCTTGACTGGGGGGTTTTCAAAACGAGTCTCATCGGCACGGTCAAGACAAGCTCCATGATCATGCTGATCGTCATGGGGGCGGCGTACCTTTCCAACGTTATCGGCTACATGGGAATTACCCGGGCGCTGACAACGCTGGTAACCGAAATGGGACTTTCCCCCTACATGCTGATCGTCATTCTGACAGCCCTTTATCTCGTTCTCGGCTGCCTCATAGACGGCTTTTCGATGATCGTCATGACGACGCCGATCGTCGTACCCTTGATACAGGCCGCAAAATTCGACACGGTCTGGTTCGGCATCTACCTTGTCCTGATGATCGAGATCGCCCAGATAACGCCGCCGGTTGGTTTCAATCTGTTCGTCATCAGCGGACTGAACAATGACAACCTGGGAACGATCGCCAAGGCGGCATTTCCCTTTTTTCTGATTATGCTGCTGGCCGCCATTCTGCTTACGGTCTTTCCGGAAATCGCCCTTTATCTGCCGAACCGGATGATCGGCAAGTAG